A part of bacterium genomic DNA contains:
- a CDS encoding TonB-dependent receptor: protein NPLYEYDDYSITERVSAGYIMNTLSLGQFATVIAGVRVENEDNDYLAAYMPKASSGFPISPNAVKDTTSAASQTVVLPNVNIALAPLDFMKLRLAAYKALARPDFNMRLDRYIAGRGAEVGSNFEVYVGNPNLKTAEAWNYEINPTFFSKTIGLISLSAYYKEIDRMYHMLNDFGTTGDSLLQRFGIGWPSQMMGTAYSLTLPYNSPRPTKVWGFEFEHQVNFNFLPGLLKNIILSYNASLVRSEGYIYTARLDSVFYDPPGPIKGSWKKFNVLAEEKRKLENMPEFFGNIALGYDIGRFSGRVSLYHQGEHNVRYSASGLSDVVTNAYTRLDLALKQGITDNIALFLNINNLTDVEEGSSVRNRVFDRTLFNESEKYGRTADFGFTVEF from the coding sequence ATAATCCTCTCTATGAATACGACGATTACAGCATCACTGAACGCGTTTCCGCAGGTTACATCATGAACACGCTTTCACTGGGGCAGTTTGCCACTGTGATCGCCGGCGTGCGAGTGGAAAATGAAGATAACGATTATCTCGCTGCGTACATGCCCAAAGCCAGCTCCGGATTTCCGATTTCGCCTAATGCGGTCAAGGATACCACCTCGGCCGCTTCGCAGACTGTAGTATTGCCCAACGTTAACATCGCATTGGCGCCGCTGGATTTTATGAAATTGCGCCTGGCCGCCTATAAGGCGCTTGCCCGGCCGGATTTCAATATGCGCCTCGACCGTTATATCGCCGGCCGTGGAGCCGAAGTCGGCAGCAATTTCGAAGTGTATGTCGGCAATCCCAATCTCAAGACCGCAGAGGCCTGGAACTATGAGATCAATCCCACTTTTTTCAGCAAGACCATCGGTTTGATCTCTCTTTCTGCTTATTACAAAGAGATCGACCGGATGTATCATATGCTCAACGACTTTGGCACCACCGGGGACAGTCTGTTGCAGCGGTTCGGAATCGGCTGGCCCAGTCAGATGATGGGCACCGCCTACAGCCTGACCCTGCCTTATAATTCCCCCAGACCGACCAAAGTGTGGGGGTTTGAGTTCGAGCATCAGGTCAATTTCAATTTTTTACCCGGATTGCTCAAGAATATCATCCTCTCTTATAACGCCTCGCTGGTGCGCTCAGAAGGGTATATCTATACGGCCAGGCTGGACTCGGTTTTTTATGATCCACCGGGACCCATCAAGGGCTCCTGGAAAAAATTCAATGTGCTGGCTGAGGAGAAGCGCAAGCTGGAGAATATGCCTGAATTTTTCGGCAACATCGCCCTGGGCTACGACATCGGCCGTTTCTCCGGACGAGTCTCGCTCTACCATCAGGGCGAGCACAATGTCCGCTATTCCGCCAGCGGTTTGAGCGATGTGGTCACCAACGCCTACACCCGCCTCGACCTGGCGTTGAAGCAGGGGATTACGGACAATATCGCCTTGTTTCTCAACATCAATAATTTGACCGACGTCGAAGAGGGCAGCTCGGTTCGCAACCGTGTGTTTGACCGCACTCTGTTCAACGAAAGTGAAAAATACGGTAGAACGGCTGATTTTGGTTTTACGGTAGAGTTCTGA